One part of the Neodiprion virginianus isolate iyNeoVirg1 chromosome 3, iyNeoVirg1.1, whole genome shotgun sequence genome encodes these proteins:
- the LOC124300348 gene encoding uncharacterized protein LOC124300348, producing the protein MIQTEQDEAFYEEVLKNYFGDPTTKVRSVKQERATAKGENFLSDMLRIGVELTRNSSTQDDAGCRICERRSFISKQEPVGDSRLVKMVQEQQLFTVELSILKNVLPRIETALGIRLGPKLVYGRDEPPRVIIMEDLTPEGFHVKDRQEGLSMAHATMAIKNLARFHAGSVALAEENPAAIRRFRQGIFDSTTHPNFYTLAINSLNRLRENAQTWLDEDCILAAKKLKNVIGSLKQRIQDVYKYDPEEFCVLNHGDAWVNNMLFVEDKSGKPIEQVFVDYQMVGYSSPAIDLLYFLGINPALKIRGPGETELLETYLETLTLNMKRLRCRTESPTMGHLKEAMYRRRVYAVVSGLFLLPRMMLDKAEIESMDQLLKHGTFRTNAYAKPNTIRMMKRILPLMNERGYLDA; encoded by the exons ATGATCCAAACGGAGCAGGACGAAGCTTTCTACGAAGAAGTGCTAAAGAACTACTTTGGGGATCCGACAACGAAAGTGCGGTCAGTGAAGCAAGAGCGAGCGACAGCGAAAGGTGAAAATTTCCTCAGCGACATGCTGCGCATCGGGGTTGAGCTCACGAGGAATTCATCAACTCAGGATGACGCCGGCTGCCGAATATGCGAGAGGCGAAGTTTCATCTCGAAGCAGGAACCGGTGGGCGATTCCAGACTAGTGAAAATGGTCCAAGAACAGCAGCTCTTCACTGTCGAGCTCAGTATCCTCAAGAACGTCCTCCCACGGATCGAGACCGCACTCGGGATTCGACTTGGCCCAAAGCTGGTTTACGGAAGAGATGAGCCACCTAGGGTTATTATTATGGAGGATCTGACACCGGAGGGATTTCACGTTAAAGACAGACAGGAAGGACTATCGATGGCTCACGCTACTATGGCTATCAAGAATCTCGCCAGATTTCATGCTGGATCTGTAGCTCTGGCGGAGGAG AACCCCGCAGCAATCAGGCGTTTCAGGCAGGGAATTTTTGACTCAACAACACATCCAAACTTCTACACCCTGGCTATTAACAGTCTGAACCGTTTGCGCGAAAACGCGCAGACGTGGTTGGACGAGGACTGTATCTTAGCCGCGAAGAAGTTGAAGAATGTCATTGGATCGTTGAAGCAGAGGATTCAAGACGTTTACAAATACGATCCGGAGGAGTTCTGTGTTCTTAATCACGGCGACGCCTGGGTCAACAACATGCTCTTCGTTGAAGATAAATCGGGCAAACCGATTGAACAAGTTTTT GTCGATTACCAAATGGTTGGCTATTCCTCGCCAGCGATCGATCTCTTATACTTTCTCGGGATAAATCCGGCGCTCAAGATTCGCGGTCCGGGTGAAACGGAGCTTTTGGAAACTTACCTGGAGACGCTTACACTGAACATGAAGAGGTTAAGGTGCAGGACGGAATCGCCGACAATGGGGCATTTGAAGGAGGCCATGTATCGTCGACGAGTCTATGCTGTGGTGTCGGGACTCTTTCTTCTCCCACGGATGATGCTGGATAAAGCAGAGATTGAGAGTATGGATCAGCTCTTGAAGCACGGCACGTTTAGAACAAACGCGTATGCAAAGCCGAACACGATTCGAATGATGAAACGAATACTTCCGCTCATGAACGAAAGAGGATACCTCGATGCGTGA